GTGGGCAGGAAGGTGCCCATCAGGTCGTGGCCGAGTTCGAACCCGAGGGTGAAGACCGGCAGTTCGGTGTCGGGCAGCGAGGTGCGCGTGGCGTCGCCGATCAGCAGGCGCCGGGCCTCGGGGAAGACCTCGCGCAGTCGGCGCAGCGTGGCCACGCAGTTCTCCCGGGGCCAGAAGTCGTGCCCCATCATGAAGCAGGTGAGGAGTTCGACCTCGGCGTACTCGGGCCGGGGCTCCAGCCGCAGCACGTCGCCCTGGACGAATGCCGCTCGGTCCGCGAACCCCGCCTCGGCCGCCTCCTTCCGCGCCACGTCGACGGAGGGTTCGGCGATGTCGATGCCGACCCCGGTGGTGCCCGGGTAGCGGTCGAGGACCTGCATCAGCCGGGCGCCGCTGCCGCAGCCGAGGTCGGCGACGCGGGTGAAGGGGAAGTCCACCCGGTCCATGGCGGCCCAGAAGGTGGGCGCGTAGGTGATCTGGTCGATCTCGCGGCAGGCGTAGGCGATGGCGGCCGCGTCCCGGCGGTAGTAGTCGCCCGTGCGGTTCTCGGTGCGCAGGACGGACGGAATCTCGCGGAAGAGCTCGGCGCTGCCGCGGCTGAGCCAGTGGAAGAACGACTTGTTGCGGTACATGTCGTCGAAGCCGTCCAGGGTGTGGACCACGGCGCCCGCGCGCCGGACCAGTCCGACCGCCGCGAGGGCGCGGAACAGGCCGGTGGTCGACTGCGGGTCGAGGCCGGCCCGGGCGGCGAAGTCCGCGGTGTCCAGCGTCCTCGCCTGGTACAGCTCGTCGAGCGCGCCGATCTCCCACGCGGCGGCGATCGCCCAGGCCGCCACGGCGGAGTTGTAGATGGAGGCAATGCCGCGCGCGTTGCCCTGTGCGATGTCAGCAGTCACTGGTCAGCACCTCGTCCTCGGGACGGTTCACGGGGTCGGTCACCCTGGGTTCTTCATGCTTCAAGCCCTCGGTGGCCAGGGC
The Streptomyces tirandamycinicus DNA segment above includes these coding regions:
- a CDS encoding class I SAM-dependent methyltransferase, with the translated sequence MTADIAQGNARGIASIYNSAVAAWAIAAAWEIGALDELYQARTLDTADFAARAGLDPQSTTGLFRALAAVGLVRRAGAVVHTLDGFDDMYRNKSFFHWLSRGSAELFREIPSVLRTENRTGDYYRRDAAAIAYACREIDQITYAPTFWAAMDRVDFPFTRVADLGCGSGARLMQVLDRYPGTTGVGIDIAEPSVDVARKEAAEAGFADRAAFVQGDVLRLEPRPEYAEVELLTCFMMGHDFWPRENCVATLRRLREVFPEARRLLIGDATRTSLPDTELPVFTLGFELGHDLMGTFLPTVEDWESVFEAGGWELVRTNRIEMTVGEVIFELA